ACAATATGTGGCCTAATATCTTTGCATTTACAGATAATACACAGGAATGAAATCATCTTTAATTAATTTGtgattctgtttctttttgttttcataattagaCATAAGAATATATTACTTAACTAATTAAATACTTTCAAGGTGCAAGAGATGTAATTGACTAGTTTCGGTTATGTCTTTGTCGGAAATACATATATTCCTGACGAAGATgtgatcgaaaccggtcatatatatctcttgcactgtgaagacattcatttttattcataccatCTCTACATCAgtcgcaatgaatacggttcatacttaACTAATTATAGGCCGAAGTAGGAATATAATCAAGTCTACTAATTTCAAAGCCAGTTCTTTTCAATATGAATATACTACTAAAGTAAAATAAGAACACTAAAGCATCAATGGCCGTAATATGCCCTCAGTCTGGACTTGACGACAAATCGGGGCTTATTCAACGTTTTCAACTCTGTTTTAATGTGTTGTTGCTTCTACAAATATGTTAaagttctatttttctatttttctacagATAGCGGAAGGCTGAGGATATTTCGACATGGACAAAAAGGATTATAGCAGTTTTCCTATGGATTTGAAGTAAATATTTGCATCattgtttcttgttatttatttattaagatgATAATCTTGGATATgcttttgattattatatttaacaTTGATTTCGAATTTGTGTAgccaaataatatatgtatgtgtatatatacatatatatacacatttatatatatatatgtgtgtgtgtgtgtgtgtgtgtgtgtgtgtgtagacatatatgtgtgtgtatgtgtatatacatatgtatatatatacatacacacatgtgtatgtatatgtgtatatatatatatgtatatatatatatgtatatatacatatgtatacacacacacacacacacacacacacacacacacacacatatatatatatatatatatatattgtgtatgtatatatggctatgtgtatatatatatatatatatatatatatatatgcatatatatgcataagtatatatatatatatatatttacatatatatatttacacacacatacacacgcatatacatatatatatatatatatatatatatatatatatatatatatatatatatgtatatatatatatatatgtatatgtatatatatgaatatatatatatatatatatttatgtgtgtgtgtgtgtgtgtgtgtgtgtgtgtgtgtgtgtgtgtgtgtgtatgtatgtatgtatgtatgtatgtatgtatgtatgtatgtgtgtgtgtgtgtgtgtgtgtgtacatatatatttttctaattaattcTTGCATATTCCAGGGAAGACACGGATTTTCCCCAACTCTGGGACGCCGTTCTGGAAAGGGACACAACTAAATGTCAAACACTGCTGCAAGGAAATTCTAACCTGAAGAAAAAACTCAATATAAGGAAGAACAAATCATCTCTTTTGCATTTACTTACAAGCAGAATAACAAAGGAAGAGGGAACCGACATTGTAAAGTTGCTCCTAGACAACGGGGCCGATGTCCGAGCAGAAGACAAGGGTAAAAACAGCCCCCTTCACTTAGCCGCGAAGAGAGGACTGGAAAAGTTCTGCCAAACGCTCATTGAATTCCAGGAGGCGCAAGGATCGAGTCCTAGACTGAATGCGAAGAACGCGAAGGGGATGACGCCGATGCACATGGCGTCCGAAATGGGACATTCCAAAATTGTGAAAATATTCCTAGACAAGAAAGCGGATCCTAAtgtagttgataatgataattggctGCCCCTTCATTATGCAGTAATGGGAAATTGCATTCACTGTTGCACGCTGTTGTTTCCTCTTTATGCAGGAGACGAATTTCTTAAGTCATCCAAGATATCCCCGCTCATGCTGGCCGCTCAGAAGGGATTTCATAGATGCCTTGCAGTGATGTCTGGGGGAAAAGTAGATACCAACAGAAAATTCCCAAACGAAAACACAGCATTACATGTGGCTGCAAAGTCAAATTATAAATTTTGTGTCATGGAGCTTGTAGGAATGGGAAGTGATATTAACGCAGAGAACAAAAGTGGAAACACTCCAATAATGGAAGCAACCAAAACAGGCTCTTTGCATGCTGCGGAATTTTTGGCTGAGACGAACGCTAAATTAAACACCAAGAACAAAGAAGGCAAAAATCTCCTCCATTTAGCCACTTGGCATGGATCCGGGGAGTGCATGAACTTTTTCCTTAACAAAGTCACAAAGAAGGAAGAAATCACAAAAATGATTGATGAACAAGATTGTCATGGATATACACCTCTTCATTATGCTCTcaagaagagtggagagaagaatGCTCTGCTGTTACTGGACGCCGGTGCTTCCCttaagatgaaatccaggaacAGCAATAAGACTTGCTTACACTTGGCAGTAGAAAATCACAAAAGTGCCGCTGTCAAAAGAATCTTGAAAAGTGAAGACTTCGAACTGGACGCCGAAATAAGGACTAAAGAGACACCGTTCCTCCTCTCAGCCAAACTAGACTCGGACGACATATGCCTCCAGCTCTCTTATGAAGGTCCTCAAAAGAATGCGGTCAATATGTATGGGCAGACGGCTCTTCATCTATGCGCTCAGTATGGGCATCCGTCTGTAATGACACTATTGCTCAAGCTCGGCGTAAATAAATTTGTCAAGGATGAAAATGGCTCAGAAGCCCTGCATACTGCCGCAGCGAGGGGGGATGTTGAGTGCTGTCGATTGCTCATGGAAGCTGGTAAAATGACCTGCAAAGTTCAGGATAACAGTGGTAGATATCCACTCGACATTGCTTTTGAACAAGGTCATCGTGATGTGTTCAATTTTCTTCTGAACACTCTGCCCTATAAGTCTTACCGAAAGCTGCCAAGTGGACTGCGAATAGCCATCCGGTCTATTGCTCACGCCGCTTTGAAAAACCGAACCAGGTAAGTGAACACTTTATGTTTTGAGATGAACTTTCCATACTTTTTTGATAGCCTTGTGTCAGTCCTAGGTCTTCTGTTCAAGCAATGATCGAAACTAAGGCTtcttaatgcatatacatatgtatgtatatgtatatatatatatttatttatatatgtatatatacatatatttacacacacacgcacgcacacacacacacgcacacacacacacacacacacacacacacacacacacacacacacacacacacacacacacacacacacacacacacacacacacacacactcacacacacacacacacacacactcacacacacacacacacacacacacatttacatataagatatgaatgagaatgaatatctccaaaGTTCTAGAATAATTCTGAGACTTGTTCCCAATaggccttccttcctcttccctccgcaGATGGGCGGTGGAAGGAGTGATTAACAGCGAGCTCTGGGAGGCCGGCTTCGGAGCGTCCGTGGTCAGCAAAGCAAATAGGAATGTACCTTGCGACAACTTCAGGACTCTGATCATCCGTTATCCGGATCTCGCCCGAAAGGTCATGGACAAGTGCATCAGCATCAATTCCGTCACCGAGAATACCTTCTATGACTTCAGGATTTTCGAAGACAACTTCTTCATTGAGAAAGGTGAGATTCGAGGTGGAAGGTTCTCGTCcggttttcttttctccccttctctctctctctctctctctctctctctctctctctctctctctctctctctctctctctctctctctctctctctctctctctctctctctctctc
The Penaeus chinensis breed Huanghai No. 1 chromosome 15, ASM1920278v2, whole genome shotgun sequence DNA segment above includes these coding regions:
- the LOC125032901 gene encoding transient receptor potential cation channel subfamily A member 1 homolog, with the translated sequence MDKKDYSSFPMDLKEDTDFPQLWDAVLERDTTKCQTLLQGNSNLKKKLNIRKNKSSLLHLLTSRITKEEGTDIVKLLLDNGADVRAEDKGKNSPLHLAAKRGLEKFCQTLIEFQEAQGSSPRLNAKNAKGMTPMHMASEMGHSKIVKIFLDKKADPNVVDNDNWLPLHYAVMGNCIHCCTLLFPLYAGDEFLKSSKISPLMLAAQKGFHRCLAVMSGGKVDTNRKFPNENTALHVAAKSNYKFCVMELVGMGSDINAENKSGNTPIMEATKTGSLHAAEFLAETNAKLNTKNKEGKNLLHLATWHGSGECMNFFLNKVTKKEEITKMIDEQDCHGYTPLHYALKKSGEKNALLLLDAGASLKMKSRNSNKTCLHLAVENHKSAAVKRILKSEDFELDAEIRTKETPFLLSAKLDSDDICLQLSYEGPQKNAVNMYGQTALHLCAQYGHPSVMTLLLKLGVNKFVKDENGSEALHTAAARGDVECCRLLMEAGKMTCKVQDNSGRYPLDIAFEQGHRDVFNFLLNTLPYKSYRKLPSGLRIAIRSIAHAALKNRTRWAVEGVINSELWEAGFGASVVSKANRNVPCDNFRTLIIRYPDLARKVMDKCISINSVTENTFYDFRIFEDNFFIEKDIKKSPFDSKWELLPEAEDLYPDKTEWKIEHPINIMSGSESVHLLQHQLTVAWLKHKFVTYLWLPFMLILLVQSFCAFALMGYMWTVRTWEQLAREKNMTVEEICAEQPDFLKDTDTTKAFYSLSVILFLCDMVIEVLCMVRLRVDKYGSIGARCFVLISAALTLALLVPFPHCGLVSLGVRWVYLWQCGILSILVMWSRFGKTVNKLPFASVFTPVTREFVLTFLKAVFYVLSVVSLFAYTFFLLFSEHAAFSSIYQAWVKSVTWMFGDLGYDDTFVEQPVHYPVFSNVLFLVFLLIIGTMIVTLVKSPATDEKEVEHQRLVVFAQMILKFDVSFQCCRKKVVNSGTTNLGFMQKLKKKVFEDCYRFCRRRNVVGKLHGTTYSFVFHLQKRLLQSFLGPWLVETSLNQNNTDGGNRNEEITCKLDEIMGMCNRIVDSIRKHEDEISRLTQRQLED